The Oncorhynchus nerka isolate Pitt River linkage group LG12, Oner_Uvic_2.0, whole genome shotgun sequence genome includes a region encoding these proteins:
- the LOC135574281 gene encoding uncharacterized protein LOC135574281: TTAPTTTAPTTTTADTTSTTAPTTTTAPTTTTADTTTTTAPTTTAPTTTTAPTTTTAPTTTTAPTTTTAPTTTTAPTTTTADTTTTTAPTTTTAPTTTTADTTSTTAPTTTTAPTTTTAPTTTTADTTTTTAPTTTTAPTTTTAPTTTTADTTSTTAPTTTTAPTTTPAPTTTTADTMSTTAPTTTTATTTPAPTTTTAPTTTTAPTTTTADTTSTTAPTTTTAPTTTTADTTTTAPTTTTDPTTTTAPTTTTATTTAPTTTTAPTTTTTTTTVPTTTTADTTSTPAPT; this comes from the coding sequence actactgctcctacaacaactgctcctacaacaactactgctgatactacgtcaactactgctcctacaacaactactgctcctacaacaactactgctgatactacaacaactactgctcctacaactactgctcctacaacaactactgctcctacaacaactactgctcctacaacaactactgctcctacaacaactactgctcctacaacaactactgctcctacaacaactactgctgatactacgacaactactgctcctacaacaactactgctcctacaacaactactgctgatactacatcaactactgctcctacaacaactactgctcctacaacaactactgctcctacaacaactactgctgatactacaacaactactgctcctacaacaactactgctcctacaacaactactgctcctacaacaactactgctgatactacgtcaactactgctcctacaacaactactgctcctacaacaactcctgctcctacaacaactactgctgatactatgtcaactactgctcctacaacaactactgccacaacaactcctgctcctacaacaacaactgctcctacaacaactactgctcctacaacaactactgctgatactacgtcaactactgctcctacaacaactactgctcctacaacaactactgctgatacaacaactactgctcctacaacaactactgatcctacaacaactactgctcctacaacaactactgctacaactactgctcctacaacaactactgctcctacaacaacta
- the LOC135574285 gene encoding hepatitis A virus cellular receptor 1-like, translating to TTADPTTTTAPTTTTAPTTTPAPTTTTTAPTTTTAPTTTPAPTTTTTAPTTTTADTMSTTAPTTTTAPTTTTADTTTTTAPTTTTAPTTTTAPTTTTAPTTTTADTTSTTAPTTTTAPTTTTADTTSTTAPTTTTAPTTTAPTTTTTAPTTTTTTAPTTTTAPTTTTADTTSTTAPTT from the coding sequence actactgctgatcctacaacaactactgctcctacaacaactactgctcctacaacaactcctgctcctacaacaactactactgctcctacaactactactgctcctacaacaactcctgctcctacaacaactactactgctcctacaacaactactgctgatactatgtcaactactgctcctacaacaactactgctcctacaacaactactgctgatactacgacaactactgctcctacaacaactactgctcctacaacaactactgctcctacaacaactactgctcctacaacaactactgctgatactacgtcaactactgctcctacaacaactactgctcctacaacaactactgctgatactacgtcaactactgctcctacaacaactactgctcctacaacaactgctcctacaacaactactactgctcctacaacaactacaactactgctcctacaacaactactgctcctacaacaactactgctgatactacgtcaactactgctcctacaaca
- the LOC135574274 gene encoding mucin-2-like, with translation TTAPTTTTAPTTTPAPTTTTTAPTTTTAPTTTTADTTTTTAPTTTTAPTTTTADTTSTTAPTTTTADTTSTTAPTTTTADTTTPAPTTTTAPTTTTAPTTTTAPTTTTAPTTTAPTTTTAPTTTTAPTTTTSPTTTTAPTTTTAPTTTPAPTTTTTAPTTTTAPTTTTAHTTTTAPTTTTAPTTTTAPTTTTVPTTTTAPTTTTAPTTTTAPTTTDTTTAPTTTTAPTTTPAPTTTTAPTTTTADTMSTTAPTTTTAPTTTTADTTTTTAPTTTTAPTTTTADTMSTTAPTTTTAPTTTTADTTSTTAPTTTTAPTTTTAPTTTTAPTTTTADTTTTTAPTTTTAPTTTTAPTTTTADTTSTTAPTTTTAPTTTPAPTTTTTAPTTTTAPTTTPAPTTTTAPTTTTADTQLSTTAPTTTTAPTTTTDTTTTAPTTTTAPTTTTADTMSTTAPTTTTAPTTTTADTTSTTAPTTTTAPTTTTAPTTTTADTMSTTAPTTTPAPTTTTADTTSTTAPTTTTAPTTTPAPTTTTTAPTTTTAPTTTTADTTTTTAPTTTTAPTTTTADTTSTTAPTTTTADT, from the coding sequence actactgctcctacaacaactactgctcctacaacaactcctgctcctacaacaactactactgctcctacaactactactgctcctacaacaactactgctgatactacgacaactactgctcctacaacaactactgctcctacaacaactactgctgatactacgtcaactactgctcctacaacaactactgctgatactacgtcaactactgctcctacaacaactactgctgatacaacaactcctgctcctacaacaactactgctcctacaacaactactgctcctacaacaactactgctcctacaacaactactgctcctacaacaactgctcctacaacaactactgctcctacaacaactactgctcctacaacaactactagtcctacaacaactactgctcctacaacaactactgctcctacaacaactcctgctcctacaacaactactactgctcctacaactactactgctcctacaacaactactgctcatacaacaactactgctcctacaacaactactgctcctacaacaactactgctcctacaacaactactgttcctacaacaactactgctcctacaacaactactgctcctacaacaactactgctcctacaacaactgatacaactactgctcctacaacaactactgctcctacaacaactcctgctcctacaacaactactgctcctacaacaactactgctgatactatgtcaactactgctcctacaacaactactgctcctacaacaactactgctgatactacgacaactactgctcctacaacaactactgctcctacaacaactactgctgatactatgtcaactactgctcctacaacaactactgctcctacaacaactactgctgatactacgtcaactactgctcctacaacaactactgctcctacaacaactactgctcctacaacaactactgctcctacaacaactactgctgatactacgacaactactgctcctacaacaactactgctcctacaacaactactgctcctacaacaactactgctgatactacgtcaactactgctcctacaacaactactgctcctacaacaactcctgctcctacaacaactactactgctcctacaacaactactgctcctacaacaactcctgctcctacaacaactactgctcctacaacaactactgctgatactcaactgtcaactactgctcctacaacaactactgctcctacaacaactactgatacaacaactactgctcctacaacaactactgctcctacaacaactactgctgatactatgtcaactactgctcctacaacaactactgctcctacaacaactactgctgatactacgtcaactactgctcctacaacaactactgctcctacaacaactactgctcctacaacaactactgctgatactatgtcaactactgctcctacaacaactcctgctcctacaacaactactgctgatactacgtcaactactgctcctacaacaactactgctcctacaacaactcctgctcctacaacaactactactgctcctacaactactactgctcctacaacaactactgctgatactacgacaactactgctcctacaacaactactgctcctacaacaactactgctgatactacgtcaactactgctcctacaacaactactgctgatact